From Rhodococcus antarcticus, the proteins below share one genomic window:
- a CDS encoding class I SAM-dependent methyltransferase, with protein MDINGDTHSGLDESLRETGLSALRAANNARVLDRLAQLGLRDGARVLDVGSAHGWFVRAAVERGWRAEGLEPDDAIAARSAGAGATVRHGFFPDALSDDETFDAICFNDVLEHLPDVRGAVAACRRHLRPDGLVSINIPSTRGVVFTLGRWMDRAGSHRLSDRLWQVGFPSPHLWYFDPVGLAQLCEVEDLEPVLVESLPSVVRRGLWERAHEGGRPTPLTVTGVAAAWLAAPLLNHDRTSDIMHVVARKRA; from the coding sequence GTGGACATCAACGGTGACACCCACAGCGGCCTCGACGAGTCGCTGCGGGAGACCGGCCTTTCCGCGTTGCGGGCGGCGAACAACGCCCGCGTGCTCGACCGCCTGGCCCAGCTCGGCCTGCGAGACGGAGCTCGGGTGCTCGACGTCGGATCTGCCCACGGGTGGTTCGTCAGGGCTGCGGTTGAGCGGGGGTGGCGGGCCGAGGGGCTCGAACCGGACGACGCCATCGCCGCACGGTCCGCCGGGGCGGGCGCGACGGTCCGGCACGGGTTCTTCCCCGATGCGCTCTCCGACGACGAGACCTTCGACGCCATCTGCTTCAACGACGTCCTGGAGCACCTCCCCGACGTCCGGGGGGCCGTCGCGGCCTGCCGACGACACCTGCGCCCCGACGGACTGGTGAGCATCAACATCCCGAGCACCCGTGGGGTCGTGTTCACCCTCGGGCGTTGGATGGACAGGGCAGGCTCCCACCGCCTGTCCGACCGCCTGTGGCAGGTTGGTTTCCCCTCCCCCCACCTGTGGTACTTCGACCCCGTAGGACTGGCGCAGCTGTGTGAGGTCGAGGATCTCGAGCCCGTGCTCGTCGAGAGCCTGCCCAGCGTCGTCCGACGCGGCTTGTGGGAGCGCGCGCACGAGGGCGGTCGGCCCACGCCCCTGACGGTGACCGGCGTGGCCGCCGCGTGGCTGGCGGCACCGCTGCTCAACCACGACCGGACCAGCGACATCATGCACGTGGTGGCCCGCAAGCGGGCGTGA
- a CDS encoding GtrA family protein — MPILPRRFSVYLVVGAASVGTDLGLLLLLREGFGTPVWIAGTVGYGASVTVNYGLNRTLAFRDRVATRTSVLRYTALLGFNWVTTLAVLDLADVVGVGYLLGKVVAVAFLTTGNYLAYARWVFPVTTES; from the coding sequence GTGCCGATCCTTCCTCGTCGATTTTCCGTGTACCTGGTCGTGGGCGCGGCCAGCGTCGGTACCGACCTCGGGCTTCTCCTGCTCCTCCGGGAGGGCTTCGGCACGCCGGTCTGGATCGCGGGCACCGTGGGCTACGGGGCGAGTGTCACGGTCAACTACGGGCTCAACCGCACTCTCGCGTTTCGCGACAGGGTGGCGACGAGGACCTCGGTGCTGCGGTACACAGCGCTGCTGGGGTTCAACTGGGTGACAACGCTCGCCGTGCTGGATCTCGCCGATGTCGTGGGCGTCGGCTACCTGCTCGGCAAGGTGGTGGCGGTGGCGTTCCTGACCACTGGGAACTACCTCGCCTATGCGCGGTGGGTGTTTCCGGTGACCACGGAGTCCTGA
- a CDS encoding glycosyltransferase gives MTEADRPHRISVVVPVYQGERTLRPLVDELLPWTRPSTSPAGHPFVVEEVLLVFDHGPDGSAQVIRELVAAHPVVRAVWLSRNFGQHPATLAGMASTGGEWIVTLDEDGQHDPAAIGDLLDTALERGASVVYAQPSNPAPHGLARNTASRGAKWLVAKALAGDAAPSYQSYRLVLGEVGRSVAAYAGNGVYLDVALGWIAGEVATCPVALREEGGRRSGYSYRTLLSHFWRMVLSSGTKGLRLVSVLGAVFAVFGVLLAFYILAARLFFDANTGSGAQGWTSTVVIVLLSTGAILFSLGIIAEYVGVNVNMAMGKPPYLIVSDPHAGPLGRAGRGGAGRGPVPDVR, from the coding sequence ATGACCGAGGCCGACAGGCCCCACCGGATCTCCGTGGTGGTCCCGGTCTACCAGGGTGAGCGCACGCTCCGACCGCTGGTCGACGAGCTGCTCCCGTGGACGCGGCCCAGCACCAGCCCCGCCGGCCACCCCTTCGTCGTGGAGGAGGTGCTGCTGGTCTTCGACCACGGTCCCGACGGTTCGGCGCAGGTCATCCGTGAGCTCGTGGCGGCCCACCCGGTGGTCCGCGCCGTGTGGCTCAGCCGAAACTTCGGCCAGCACCCGGCGACGCTCGCGGGCATGGCCTCGACCGGTGGCGAGTGGATCGTCACCCTCGACGAGGACGGCCAGCACGACCCGGCCGCGATCGGCGACCTGCTGGACACCGCGCTCGAGCGGGGTGCGTCGGTCGTCTACGCCCAGCCGTCCAACCCCGCTCCCCACGGCCTGGCCCGCAACACCGCCTCCCGCGGCGCGAAGTGGCTGGTCGCCAAGGCGCTGGCCGGGGACGCGGCACCCTCCTACCAGAGCTACCGCCTGGTGCTCGGCGAGGTCGGGCGCTCCGTCGCCGCCTACGCGGGCAACGGCGTCTACCTCGACGTGGCGCTCGGCTGGATCGCCGGGGAGGTGGCGACGTGCCCGGTGGCCCTGCGCGAGGAGGGCGGGCGACGATCGGGCTACAGCTACCGCACGTTGCTCTCGCACTTCTGGCGGATGGTGCTCTCGAGCGGCACGAAGGGCCTGCGACTGGTGAGCGTCCTGGGGGCGGTCTTCGCCGTGTTCGGGGTCCTGCTGGCCTTCTACATCCTGGCGGCGCGCCTGTTCTTCGACGCCAACACAGGATCGGGAGCACAGGGATGGACCTCGACGGTGGTGATCGTGCTGCTCAGCACCGGGGCGATCCTGTTCTCCCTCGGCATCATCGCGGAGTACGTCGGCGTGAACGTCAACATGGCGATGGGCAAGCCGCCCTACCTCATCGTCAGCGACCCCCACGCCGGACCGCTGGGCCGTGCGGGTCGCGGCGGGGCCGGTCGCGGGCCCGTCCCCGACGTCCGATGA